A genomic stretch from Falco naumanni isolate bFalNau1 chromosome 8, bFalNau1.pat, whole genome shotgun sequence includes:
- the LOC121092744 gene encoding F-box/LRR-repeat protein 21-like, translating to MMKRARQKVVIENEGPQTLQKSKNQKTCLHGSAFGDSDLHASMDWGSLPHHVILRIFQFLPLVDRARASSVCRRWNDVFHIPDLWRRFEFELSQPATSYLKSTHPDLIQQIIKRHADHLQYVSFKVDSSTESAEAACDILSQLVNCSIKTLGLISTAKPSFMNVSKAHFASALTVVFVNSKSLSSVKIDDTPLDDPSLKVLVANNSDTLKLLKMSSCPHVSPAGILCVADQCHGLKELALNYYILSDELLLALSSEKHVDLEHLRIDVVSENPGQVEFHTIKKQSWDAFVKHSPKVNIVMYFFLYEEEFDAFFREETPVTHLYFGRAVSKAMLGRIGMNCPRLIELVVCANGLQPLDDELIRIAERCKNLTAMGLGECEVTCRGFIEFVKMCGGRLTQLSIMEEVLIPDNDYSLDRLHLEVSKHLGRMWFPDMMPTW from the exons ATGATGAAGAGAGCTAGGCAGAAAGTTGTGATTGAAAATGAAGGTCCTCaaacattacagaaaagcaaaaaccagaaaacttgtTTACATGGCTCAGCGTTTGGTGACTCTGATTTGCATGCCTCAATGGACTGGGGAAGCCTTCCGCACCATGTTATTTTGcgtatttttcagtttctaccTTTAGTTGATAGAGCTAGGGCATCTTCCGTTTGTCGAAGGTGGAATGACGTTTTTCACATCCCAGATCTCTGGAGGAGATTTGAATTTGAACTTAGCCAGCCAGCTACTTCTTACTTAAAGTCTACACATCCTGATCTCATTCAGCAGATTATAAAGAGGCATGCTGATCATCTGCAGTACGTCAGCTTCAAG GTTGATAGTAGTACTGAgtcagcagaagcagcctgtgaCATCCTTTCTCAGTTGGTGAACTGTTCTATCAAGACACTGGGTTTGATTTCTACAGCAAAACCAAGCTTCATGAATGTCTCTAAG GCTCATTTTGCTTCAGCACTGACAGTAGTTTTTGTAAACTCCAAGTCGTTATCATCAGTCAAGATAGATGACACACCACTTGATGATCCTTCCTTGAAGGTTCTTGTTGCTAACAATAGTGATACTCTAAAACTGCTAAAAATGAGCAGCTGTCCTCATGTATCACCTGCTG GAATTCTTTGTGTTGCTGACCAGTGTCATGGACTTAAGGAGCTGGCTTTGAACTATTACATATTAAGTGATGAACTGCTGCTGGCTCTTTCAAGTGAAAAGCATGTTGATCTTGAACATCTTCGCATAGACGTTGTGAGTGAAAACCCTGGACAAGTTGAATTTCACactattaaaaagcaaagctgggaTGCTTTTGTTAAACACTCCCCCAAAGTCAACATTgtaatgtatttcttcttatACGAAGAAGAATTTGATGCTTTCTTCAGAGAGGAAACCCCTGTTACACACCTTTACTTTGGTCGTGCAGTGAGCAAAGCAATGTTAGGTCGCATTGGCATGAATTGCCCAAGGTTAATTGAGTTGGTTGTATGTGCTAACGGACTTCAGCCTTTGGATGATGAACTTATTCGGATTGCCGAGCGCTGTAAGAACTTAACAGCAATGGGACTTGGTGAATGTGAAGTAACTTGCAGAGGTTTTATTGAATTTGTAAAGATGTGTGGGGGCAGGCTTACCCAGCTTTCTATAATGGAGGAGGTACTGATTCCAGATAATGATTATAGCTTAGATCGGCTTCATCTGGAAGTCTCCAAACACCTTGGAAGAATGTGGTTTCCTGATATGATGCCAACGTGGTAA